The Pseudomonas fluorescens genome segment AAAACGGGGGTGACGGTGTAATCCTTGAAGTCGGGATCAGCGGCGAATGCGATGGAAGTGGCAGCTGACAGCAAGCTGCCGAGAACAATCGAAAATCCTTTCAAGTACTAACTCCATAACTGCAGTGGGAAACCGCTGGCTTACTCAGACTGACCTTCATAACGCTGTGTCTGCGGGTTGAATTGCCATAGATGACGCCGAGTTAACGCGTCTTTTCCCATGTAACTGATCTGGTCGCGCTTATCCCTGACGTAGGAATAGATTGCGATGTCTTTGAAGTCTCCGCCGTTCTTGGGCGGACCATCCAAGACCTTCACTCTGGCGAAATAATCTCCACCGACATGCTTCAAGTAACCATGGCACTGGATCAGGAAGGCGAAGGTTGAGTCACCCGCTGATCCGCGACTTGAGTAGGAGGTGAAAATGAAGTCTTCCTGACCGTCGTCATTGAGATCACCGCGGTACACAACCTTGCCGTACTCCACAGAAAATTGGTCCTTGTGGAGGCCGGAAAGTATGTCGTCAGGCTTGTTATCTCGACTCTCTGACCACTGAGAGAGAAAGTGCTTGGTATCAGACTCGGAATTGCACACATCCATCGCCATGCTCGCCATCGGCAACCAGGCCATACACATCAACAACAGTCGTTTCACTTCACATCCTTCGAATTCATCAATTCCAATTCCCCATCCCGATACAACACTTCGCACCCGATCCACGCCAGATCCACCTGCGGCATCACCGCCGAAGGCTTGCGCAGTTCCCGCAACAACGTCGAACCATGCGACAACCGCCCGCCCATCCGCGCAATAACCGCCCGCGCTGCCTGATAGTGTGCGTGACGCCCCGGATCGAGGGTGTCTTCCAGCAAGATGTCTTCGCCAAGAATGCCCCTCACCTGCCCCGGGTAGATCATGAATCCGGTGGCCTGTTCGGCCCCTTCGCGGCCGTCCTGCCAGAAGCTGCCGTCGCGCGTGCGGATGTCCGGGTGCGGCGCAAACCAGTGTTCGCGATCCGCCAGAGGCATGGCGTGATGCAGGCGGAAGAAGATGCGCATCAGGTTGTCGCGATACCACTCGCGCACTTGCAGGTAGTAACCACGCAGGCCCGGCAGGCCGGTCGAATGCGCGAGGCGAATCAGCCCTGACCATTGCGGGAAGGCCTGTAATGGCAACGCGCTCGATACGGGTCGAGGTGTGGCCGGATCGGTCTCCCACGGCAGCCGATGAGGGCTGTTTTCCAGGTTGTCGTAAGCGGTGGGTGGTCGGCCAAGCCAGTTCCCGCCGCTGCTGGCCAGCGCCGTGGCGATGCACAGATTGCCCTGCACCACGAACACATAGAACCGGGTGAACCAGTCGGCCAGTTGCTGACCGTCAGCACCCTGGGCGACGAGGTCGGTCAGTTCTTGGTCGAAGCGCCGCAAGCCGTGTTCAAGGCTCAGCAAATGCCCCCGAGCGATACGCTGCATGCGCAGGAACAACGGCAGCGAACGCAACATCCGCAGCGGTCGCCACGGCAGATGCGGGGTCGCGCCGCCGACTTCACCGGCATAGTTGCTGGCGCTGATGCCCCAGTCGGCCAACCGTGCGAGAAACAGGTCGTTGTTGATGTAGGACGCACCGCCAAATACAGCCGTGAACGGCTCGTTGTCCTGCAACACCCGCGTATCCCAACGGGCCATGATCGCCGGAATGCTCGCGGCGGCCCGGCGCTGGGCGTACTCCACCAGCATGCTGGGTTGCGGCGGCAGGATCTCGGCGATGTTGGCGGCCGTCAGGTGCCGGCGCCAGCCGTAGTCGCTGATCGGCCGGTATTGCAGCAGCCACAGTTGCGTACCGTCCCAGGCCCATTCGACATCGCCCGGCACATAGTGAAACACCCGCAAGACATCCTGGAGAAAGCGCCACAGCACGTCTTCGGTCAAACCGTGGGCGGCTGTGAACGTGCCGCTGCGCCAGGCATCGCCGAGCCGCGAAAGCGTCGCCCGTTCCGGGCTGATCTGACCGTCGGCAAGGGACTCAAGATGACCTTCAACCCACTCGAGTTCCACCGACAGATGACGCACAAACGCGATGCCCGACACCTGCGGCGTGATGAAGCGCTGCACCACCACTTCCTCGACGCCTTCGGCAGTCAGCGCGGCAATGCGCGCCGGCACGTTGGCGGCCGGCTCGCGCAGGTAGGTCGTGCTCAAACCGGCATTCGCCGAGTCGGCCTGGTCTTCGCCATAACTGGAGGAACGTACCGCCCAGATCGCCTGCGGTTGGCGGGCGAGGAAGGTCGGTAGTCGCGGATCGTTGCAATCGTTGAGGGTCAGCGCCGCCGGCACCGGTTGACGGGCCAGTTCCGCCAGACGCAAACGCCCGCCCTTGGTGTGCGCGACAAACCCGCGTTCGCCCGACTCCAGCCACTGCGCAAACTGCGCGGGCGCGTCGATCCACGGGTAATGGCCCCAATCGGGTTTCAGGCTGATGGTCAGGTCCGCGCGCGCAAGAATCGCCGACCATGCCGCCGCTTGTTCGATGCCGAGCACCTTGTCCTGATCGCCCCAGACCAGCTCGACCGGGCCGGTGATCCACTCGAGCAATGGCAGCGCGGTGTCGGCACGGATCAGATCCCAGTGCGGCACAAACGCACGGCAACGCGCATAACCGGCGCCCATGCGCTGGTACTGCGCGGGCGTCCAGGTCTGGTTGGAGAACTTGCGCGCGAACAGCGTGGGTCTGTTCGACAGCAGCCAATGAATGGACTTGCGGATTGGCAGCGGTGACATCAGCGCCGGCAATCGGCGCTGCCACAAAAAGGCGCCCACCGGCGCCAGCAAGACACTGCGAGAAAAGTGCCCGGGCCGGCGTTGCAGCGCATGCAGCACCAGCAACGCGTTGACCCCGACAGCCATGATCGCGCTGCCCTTTTGCGTCATCGCCAACAAGGTCTGCGCATAAGCCGCCAGATCCTCGCAGGGCGGCTGCGGGTTGGCGCCGAAGCCCGGCAGCTCTAGCGGCACCACGTCGTAACGCTGAAAATGCGGCAGCGAGTCATCCCACCAATCGGCGGCGCTGCCGTTGCCGGCGAGCAGGTACATCAAGGGCTTGCTCATGGGCGATCCTCAGGCCAGATCGCGCAGTGCGGCGTCGAGGGTCGGATAGCGGAACGTGTAGCCCGCCTCGCTCAAACGCTGCGGCACCACGCGCTGACCGTCGAAGAACAGCTGAGCCATTTCCCCGGCCAACGCACGCACTGGCGCTGCAGGAATGTGGAACCATACCGGACGCTTAAGAACCCTGCCGACGTTCTCGGCGAAGGCTGCCTGACTGACGGTTTCGGGGGCGACCATGTTGTAGGTGCCGCGCAAATTTTCATCGTGGAGGGATCGAGCGATTACCTGAATCACATCGTCGCGGTGCACCCAGCTCATGATCTGCCGACCATCACCCATGCGCCCGCCGAAGCCCAGGCGGAAGGGGATCAGCAATGGCAACAACGCACCACCCGGCCCAAACACCACGCCGAGGCGCAGCACAACCTGACGAACACCAAACTGCGTCGCGGGTTGCGCGGAAGCCTCCCAACGCGCACAGAGTTCGGCCATGAAACCGTCGCCCTTGCAGGCCTGCTCATCGAGGCTTTCGTTGGCATCGCGCACGCCGTAGAAACCGATGGCCGAGGCCTGAATCCACAGCGCGGGTTTATGGCTCGTGTGCTTCAGCCAGGTCATCAAGGCTTCGGTGGTATCGACCCGACTGGCGAGCAGTTGAGCCTGCCGCTCGGGGCTCCAGCGTGGACCGGCGACCGGTGCGCCGGCGAGGTTGATCACCACGTCGAAAGGTTCGTCGCGGCCGAGTTCGCTCAACGACCGTACACAGCGAACGCGACCGTCGAACAGGTTCGCCGCTTTCAACGGATCACGCGCCAACACGCCGACCGTGTGGCCGGCATCGAGTAATTGATTGACTACGGCTTCACCGATAAACCCGGTGCCACCGGTGATCAGTACCCGCTTGTAGGCGCCGCCGGCAAAGGGGTTGGACTTGCTCACGGTTCTTTCTGGTGGGGATCTCCGACGATCAT includes the following:
- a CDS encoding TIGR01777 family oxidoreductase yields the protein MPAPSFSLRPAMVLWLYATAIVHVLAGLTLTWAGHSGLLDGYLHTLELAFWGADAVPAAGHEQQVWWLALFGATLQSYSLYMLALVHLGNRLKAPAIWGWLMAGILLWAPQDMWLSAQQQVWSHLWLDGFALLVLLPPLIWLLRHDRRRSPPERTVSKSNPFAGGAYKRVLITGGTGFIGEAVVNQLLDAGHTVGVLARDPLKAANLFDGRVRCVRSLSELGRDEPFDVVINLAGAPVAGPRWSPERQAQLLASRVDTTEALMTWLKHTSHKPALWIQASAIGFYGVRDANESLDEQACKGDGFMAELCARWEASAQPATQFGVRQVVLRLGVVFGPGGALLPLLIPFRLGFGGRMGDGRQIMSWVHRDDVIQVIARSLHDENLRGTYNMVAPETVSQAAFAENVGRVLKRPVWFHIPAAPVRALAGEMAQLFFDGQRVVPQRLSEAGYTFRYPTLDAALRDLA
- a CDS encoding alpha/beta fold hydrolase; its protein translation is MSKPLMYLLAGNGSAADWWDDSLPHFQRYDVVPLELPGFGANPQPPCEDLAAYAQTLLAMTQKGSAIMAVGVNALLVLHALQRRPGHFSRSVLLAPVGAFLWQRRLPALMSPLPIRKSIHWLLSNRPTLFARKFSNQTWTPAQYQRMGAGYARCRAFVPHWDLIRADTALPLLEWITGPVELVWGDQDKVLGIEQAAAWSAILARADLTISLKPDWGHYPWIDAPAQFAQWLESGERGFVAHTKGGRLRLAELARQPVPAALTLNDCNDPRLPTFLARQPQAIWAVRSSSYGEDQADSANAGLSTTYLREPAANVPARIAALTAEGVEEVVVQRFITPQVSGIAFVRHLSVELEWVEGHLESLADGQISPERATLSRLGDAWRSGTFTAAHGLTEDVLWRFLQDVLRVFHYVPGDVEWAWDGTQLWLLQYRPISDYGWRRHLTAANIAEILPPQPSMLVEYAQRRAAASIPAIMARWDTRVLQDNEPFTAVFGGASYINNDLFLARLADWGISASNYAGEVGGATPHLPWRPLRMLRSLPLFLRMQRIARGHLLSLEHGLRRFDQELTDLVAQGADGQQLADWFTRFYVFVVQGNLCIATALASSGGNWLGRPPTAYDNLENSPHRLPWETDPATPRPVSSALPLQAFPQWSGLIRLAHSTGLPGLRGYYLQVREWYRDNLMRIFFRLHHAMPLADREHWFAPHPDIRTRDGSFWQDGREGAEQATGFMIYPGQVRGILGEDILLEDTLDPGRHAHYQAARAVIARMGGRLSHGSTLLRELRKPSAVMPQVDLAWIGCEVLYRDGELELMNSKDVK